A window of Desulfuromonas soudanensis genomic DNA:
GCACGACGGTGTTGGCGCGCAGTTCGGCGACGGGGATGTCCTTGACGGTCTGGAACAGACCGGTCTGATGATCGAGCAGAAGCAGGACCGTGTCATCGGGATCGAGGAGGACCTGGGAGGCGGCCTCGCTGGGTTGGCGCGAGAGGCCCTGAATCACTTTACTCTCGGCTCCCGCCTCGGATATGGGGATGACCTGGGCCGCAATCAACAGGAGGGCGGCATTCAGGGTCAGGAAAAATCCGATTGTCTTCATGGTTGGCTCCTTTCAAGGGTTGATGTGGTTCTGAGACGAGTGTGCCACACTGTTCCCCACTGTCAATTTCTGGACTTCCACCATTGGCAATGGGGATTTCCAACGAAGAATGCCCTGTTCAGCAATACTCTAAATTATCCCTGCATCCCGGAAATTTTACTGTTGCCCTTCGATGACTCCGCATGTAAAAAACATGTTTTTCTCAGCCTGGAATCATCGCTGCAAATTCCTTTTCGACCTGCTTGGGATTCTTCTCCAAACCGAGATGTACACCCTGCGACATCGGGTCGGGAAAAATGTCCTCATCGCCGTTCTCCAGCCCCCTAACAATTGCCGCGGCAACCTGATCCGGCGTGGTTTTGGGCATCTCTTGACCGGCGGTCATTTTCGTATCCACCGGCCCTGGATATACACCGACCACCAGAATATTCCGGGCCGCCAGTTCGGCGCGCAGTCCTTGCAGGAGTGAATGGCCGGCAGCCTTGGAAGCACAGTAGGTCCCGTTTACCGGCAGGTTGACCAGACCGATGATCGAGCAGACGTTCACGATTGCCCCGCCGCCTCGGGAGGCCAACAGCGGTGCAAATGCCCGGCACATGCCCAGGGTGCCGAAGTAGTTGACTTCCATCTCTTCCCGAGCGCTTTCCATTGCAGTGGGCGCCATAAACCACGCACAGCGATTGACCCCGGCGTTATTGATCAGCAGATCCAGATCCCGGCACTGCTCCGCTGCCGCTGCGACGCTGGATGGGTCGGTAATATCCAGCTGAACGGCAACGACCCTGCCACCATGCTGTTGAACCAATTCTGCGACTGCGGCGGTTGTACGAGCTGCCGCATAGACCTTCGCGGCCCCCTTGTCCAGCAGCGCCTTGACCAGAACCTCGCCGATGCCGCCATTGGCACCGGTCACCACTACGACTTTATTCTCCAGCTTCATACCCTCTCCTTTTTTATCTTACTGTTAGCAGTTTTCCGGACCGGTCTCCCGTTCCAGAGTTGATCGTCGTGCGTCCTTGTCCTTTGAGGTTATCAATCGGAGCAGGCGGCATTTTACGCTCCGTGAGGCGGCCTGATGTGTCAGGCCAGGTCAAAAAGGAGCACTTCCGCCTTTTCACGGCCGGTAACAAGCAACTGACTTTCGTCGCTGACGGCCGCCCCGTCTCCCGCTTCCAAATGGTGGCCGTTCATCTCAACACTGCCGCGAGCCACCTGCAACCAGGCATGACGGTGTTTCGGCACATGATGAATCACCTCTTCGCCGGCCTCAAGCAGGGCTGCATACAGGTTAACGTCCTGTTTGATGGTCACGGACCCGTTACGGCCGTCTGGCGAGGCGATCAGCCGCAGGTTTTTCCGCTTCTCCTCGTCCGGGAAGAAGGTCTGTTCATAGCCGGGCGTTACCCCTTTCTTTTCCGGCAATATCCAGATCTGGAGGAAATGCACCGGTTCCGACCCGGAATGGTTGAACTCACTGTGGGTGATACCGGTGCCGGCACTCATGCGCTGCACCTCGCCGGGGCGGATGACCGAACCGTTGCCCATGCTGTCCTTGTGTTCCAGCGCACCTTCCAGGACATAGGTGACGATCTCCATGTCACGGTGGGGGTGGGTCGGAAAACCTTCTTTCGGTTGGACCCGATCCTCATTGATGACCCGCAACTCTCTGAAGCCCATCTGCTTCTGGTCGTAATAGCCGGCAAAGGAAAAGGTGTGGTAGGTATTCAGCCAACCGTGATCGGCATGTCCCCGTTCCGTTGCTTTTCGTATGAGTAGCATTGTCGTGACTCCTTTATTGGTAACGATCCGGATCGATCGTCCGATGTATTGTTTTGTTGAAATCACGCAGCAGTCGATAGGTTATCCCCCAGAGAGGCGGTCCTTTATCATCAACTCTCACTGCGGGGAATCTTCTTTTTCGGTTCCGAAATGTGAAATCCACCTGTGAACGACGGGCCGGGTTGACGAGCTCTCGGACAGGAACCCAGAAAGCGTCGGCAATTTCGTTCTGGGCCAGGTGCAATGCAGGATGGTGTTTTATTGCATAGATAAAGCAGGAGACAACGATCTGCAACCCCCCGGGGGCAATGTCGCTGAGACGACCCAGATAGTGACCCGTGGAAAGATCGAGCCCGATCTCTTCCCGTGTCTCCCGCTCGGCGGTCTCTTTAAGGCTCCCGTCACCGCTCTCGGTTCTCCCCCCCGGAAAGCCGATCTGCCCTGACCAATAGTCGTTTTCATTGGTTGAGCGCTTGACGAACAGGATGTTCAATCCGTCGGACCGCTCCTTCAGGACCAAGGCGACTGCGGCGTGTGCGCGCTCCCCCGGCTCAATGATGCGAACCGGGTGGCTTTTAAGAGCAGTGCTGATCTGTTGAATCTTGGTCACGGTGCTGGCTCCTCAGGACTTATGGGCGATAAGGCGGTCCAGCGACCAGCGCCCGCCACCGGCAATCACCAGGGCCAGCGCCATACCGATGACCAGCAGATGATACTCGAACCCCTCACCGGCCTGCGTTCCGAACCAGTTCATGAAAAAACCGTACTTCACATGGCCCATCAAGGCGGCCACGCCGATGGTTGCACCTATGCCGAAGGCAGCAACCCGGGTAAAGAGTCCTGCGATCAGTCCCAGCGCACCAAATGATTCTGCCAGTACCGCCAACAGGGCAAAGAGGTAAGGGATGCCCATGGTCTCGGTAAAATGGTGCATGGTTCCGCTAAAACCATGGCCACCGAACCATCCCAGCAACTTCTGGGCACCGTGGGGAAACATGACCACCCCCAGAGTCACGCGCAGGGTGGTCGTGGAAAAATCATCTTTTGTCGCAAGTAGTTTGTTCAGCATCGTTCCTCTCCTTCGAGGTTTGGCTTCCGACCGGACAACAGGCTGAAGACCGGGAGGAGAGGGAAACTGCCTCCCGGCCTTG
This region includes:
- a CDS encoding DoxX family protein; this encodes MLNKLLATKDDFSTTTLRVTLGVVMFPHGAQKLLGWFGGHGFSGTMHHFTETMGIPYLFALLAVLAESFGALGLIAGLFTRVAAFGIGATIGVAALMGHVKYGFFMNWFGTQAGEGFEYHLLVIGMALALVIAGGGRWSLDRLIAHKS
- a CDS encoding pirin family protein, with translation MLLIRKATERGHADHGWLNTYHTFSFAGYYDQKQMGFRELRVINEDRVQPKEGFPTHPHRDMEIVTYVLEGALEHKDSMGNGSVIRPGEVQRMSAGTGITHSEFNHSGSEPVHFLQIWILPEKKGVTPGYEQTFFPDEEKRKNLRLIASPDGRNGSVTIKQDVNLYAALLEAGEEVIHHVPKHRHAWLQVARGSVEMNGHHLEAGDGAAVSDESQLLVTGREKAEVLLFDLA
- a CDS encoding SDR family oxidoreductase translates to MKLENKVVVVTGANGGIGEVLVKALLDKGAAKVYAAARTTAAVAELVQQHGGRVVAVQLDITDPSSVAAAAEQCRDLDLLINNAGVNRCAWFMAPTAMESAREEMEVNYFGTLGMCRAFAPLLASRGGGAIVNVCSIIGLVNLPVNGTYCASKAAGHSLLQGLRAELAARNILVVGVYPGPVDTKMTAGQEMPKTTPDQVAAAIVRGLENGDEDIFPDPMSQGVHLGLEKNPKQVEKEFAAMIPG
- a CDS encoding NUDIX hydrolase, whose translation is MTKIQQISTALKSHPVRIIEPGERAHAAVALVLKERSDGLNILFVKRSTNENDYWSGQIGFPGGRTESGDGSLKETAERETREEIGLDLSTGHYLGRLSDIAPGGLQIVVSCFIYAIKHHPALHLAQNEIADAFWVPVRELVNPARRSQVDFTFRNRKRRFPAVRVDDKGPPLWGITYRLLRDFNKTIHRTIDPDRYQ